Proteins found in one Candidatus Cloacimonas sp. genomic segment:
- the glnA gene encoding type I glutamate--ammonia ligase, which yields MELKELQQIIQANKVKAIDLKYCGLDGKWYHITFPARSIAEVMEIGIPFDGSSIAGMRSVESGDMVLMPDMNTAQLDPFYETPTLRMICSICDADTRIGVKKDPRSVALRANEYLRSTGIADSSAWIPELEFHLFDSVQYYTDSFSASYNITSSECKEALPEDNEDKEALSNQDIKGYHIDTPFDQFYEIRQKIVELIEEQDIKVRYHHHEVGLSAQEEIETELLTFPKICDDVLVMKDIIRRTALQYGLTATFMPKPIYGHAGNGMHFHIVLHKDGKNLFYKKGGYADLSEEAIWFIGGILMHGRALVAFTNPSTNSFKRLLPGFEAPVKLFYGLANRSAAIRIPKYANTPETKRFEFRTGDGTCNPYLAMSAILMAGLDGIKKQIDPGKYNLGPYDDNVFAWSEEEKAKLLSIPANLAEAMEALKMDHQFLLEGDVFNEELIASHIQLKMKDYDLVAAHPHPYEMQLYYNL from the coding sequence ATGGAACTGAAGGAATTACAACAAATAATTCAGGCAAATAAAGTAAAAGCCATAGACCTGAAATATTGCGGACTGGATGGAAAATGGTATCATATAACTTTTCCTGCACGCAGTATTGCTGAAGTTATGGAAATAGGCATACCTTTTGATGGTTCTTCCATAGCCGGTATGAGAAGTGTGGAAAGTGGAGATATGGTTTTAATGCCAGATATGAATACAGCGCAATTAGACCCTTTTTATGAGACACCCACTTTGAGAATGATTTGTTCTATCTGCGATGCGGATACCAGAATAGGAGTAAAAAAAGACCCGCGCAGCGTTGCTTTGAGAGCTAATGAATATTTACGCTCCACTGGTATTGCTGATAGTTCAGCTTGGATTCCGGAGCTGGAATTTCATTTGTTTGATTCGGTTCAGTATTACACCGATTCCTTTTCTGCCAGCTATAATATTACTTCCAGTGAATGTAAGGAAGCGCTTCCGGAAGATAATGAAGACAAGGAAGCACTTTCCAATCAGGATATCAAGGGCTATCATATAGATACTCCTTTCGATCAGTTCTATGAAATAAGGCAAAAAATAGTGGAACTGATTGAAGAGCAAGATATTAAAGTTCGTTATCATCACCATGAAGTTGGGCTATCCGCACAAGAAGAAATTGAAACCGAACTGCTCACTTTTCCTAAAATTTGTGATGATGTGCTGGTAATGAAGGATATCATTCGTAGAACCGCTTTACAATATGGATTAACGGCAACTTTTATGCCGAAACCGATTTATGGACACGCTGGAAACGGAATGCACTTTCATATCGTATTGCATAAAGATGGGAAAAACCTCTTTTATAAGAAAGGTGGTTATGCAGACCTTTCTGAAGAAGCAATTTGGTTTATAGGCGGTATCTTAATGCATGGTAGAGCTTTAGTTGCTTTCACCAATCCTTCTACCAATAGTTTTAAAAGGTTGCTTCCCGGTTTTGAAGCTCCCGTAAAACTTTTTTATGGTCTTGCCAATCGCAGTGCGGCAATTCGCATTCCCAAATATGCTAATACTCCTGAAACCAAACGCTTTGAATTTAGAACGGGAGATGGAACTTGCAATCCCTATCTGGCAATGAGTGCCATTTTAATGGCTGGACTGGATGGGATCAAAAAACAGATAGACCCGGGAAAATATAATCTCGGTCCTTATGATGATAATGTCTTTGCCTGGAGTGAAGAAGAAAAAGCAAAGTTGCTATCCATTCCTGCCAATCTCGCTGAAGCGATGGAAGCATTGAAAATGGATCATCAATTTTTGCTGGAAGGCGATGTTTTTAATGAAGAACTAATTGCAAGCCACATACAGCTGAAAATGAAAGATTATGATTTGGTAGCAGCTCATCCGCATCCCTACGAAATGCAGCTATATTACAATCTGTGA
- a CDS encoding site-2 protease family protein produces the protein MSSKFIKLLLDAAIIALVFYSIIIHEFCHSLAAYWLGDDSAKRAGRLTLNPLKHIDWFGTVILPLFLYFTCGFIYGYAKPVPFNPYNFKNFKRDSGLTGLAGPLSNFLVAIVFALIFHLFGFSMVIQYICTYVIYLNLVLAIFNLIPIPPLDGSKVIGIFLTDQAYYKWTMQERKGMIYLFAFIIITSLLGWNIIGKILLPPVNFLMQVMGVQ, from the coding sequence ATGAGTTCAAAGTTTATTAAACTGCTCTTGGACGCGGCAATAATAGCTCTTGTTTTTTACAGCATTATTATCCATGAGTTCTGTCATTCTCTTGCTGCTTACTGGCTGGGTGATGATTCTGCTAAAAGAGCCGGACGCTTAACTCTGAATCCGTTAAAACACATTGACTGGTTTGGAACGGTTATTTTGCCACTGTTTTTGTATTTTACTTGCGGTTTTATATATGGATATGCTAAGCCGGTTCCTTTTAATCCCTATAATTTTAAGAATTTTAAAAGAGATTCTGGATTAACGGGTTTGGCAGGTCCGCTCTCCAATTTCTTAGTGGCGATTGTGTTTGCCTTGATTTTCCATTTGTTTGGTTTTTCAATGGTTATCCAATATATTTGTACTTATGTAATTTACTTAAATTTGGTGCTTGCTATTTTTAATTTGATTCCTATTCCCCCTTTGGATGGTTCCAAAGTGATTGGGATATTTTTAACTGATCAAGCATATTATAAATGGACAATGCAGGAACGGAAAGGGATGATTTATCTATTTGCGTTTATTATAATTACCAGCTTGCTGGGATGGAATATAATCGGCAAAATATTGCTTCCACCGGTGAATTTTTTGATGCAGGTTATGGGTGTGCAATAA
- the tyrS gene encoding tyrosine--tRNA ligase, with the protein MAFEQEMKLVGRGVEEIISAEELKAKFAKSAKTGKPLRIKYGIDPTGSDVHIGHLVPIRKMRQFQDLGHIGVIIIGDFTAQIGDPTGRDESRPPLTAEAVKKNSEKYMEQLYTVLIPEKTEVRYQSEWFSKMGMSDVIKLMGKFTLAQFMAHETFRLRYEKGLSLGMHEILYPVLQGYDSVAVQSDVELGATEQKFNILCGRDMQRHFGMEQQVTILSPILIGTDGVQKMGKSLHNYIAIYDSPQDKYGKVMSIPDSLILQYFYYATNLPEEEIEQIKKELETGTNPMLLKKRLARAIVTLYHSAEEAKEAEAAFEKQFSCRETPENIPEFALSESAYKLAKLLVDSGICSTNGEAKRLIQGGAVTLNGNKITAFDATVTLQEGDIIKAGKRNYIKIKKI; encoded by the coding sequence ATGGCGTTTGAACAAGAAATGAAATTAGTAGGCAGAGGGGTTGAAGAGATTATCTCTGCCGAGGAATTGAAAGCAAAATTTGCCAAGTCAGCAAAAACGGGAAAACCCCTCCGGATTAAATATGGAATTGATCCAACCGGTTCGGATGTGCATATAGGACATTTAGTCCCCATCCGTAAAATGCGTCAATTTCAGGATTTAGGACATATTGGAGTAATCATAATAGGTGATTTTACAGCTCAAATTGGAGATCCTACCGGTCGGGATGAAAGCCGTCCTCCTTTAACTGCCGAAGCAGTGAAAAAGAATAGCGAAAAATATATGGAACAATTATATACGGTGCTTATTCCTGAAAAAACGGAAGTTCGTTATCAAAGCGAATGGTTTAGTAAAATGGGAATGAGCGATGTAATTAAGTTAATGGGAAAATTCACTTTAGCTCAATTTATGGCACATGAGACCTTTCGTCTGCGTTATGAAAAAGGGCTTTCTTTAGGTATGCACGAAATACTCTATCCCGTTTTACAAGGTTATGATTCTGTAGCCGTGCAAAGCGATGTGGAATTGGGAGCTACGGAACAAAAATTCAATATTCTTTGCGGTAGGGATATGCAAAGACATTTTGGCATGGAACAACAGGTAACTATTCTATCTCCCATTTTAATTGGTACCGATGGAGTGCAGAAGATGGGAAAATCGCTTCATAACTACATAGCCATATATGATTCTCCCCAAGATAAATACGGAAAAGTTATGTCCATTCCTGATAGTTTGATTTTGCAATATTTCTATTATGCCACCAATCTGCCGGAAGAAGAAATAGAACAGATCAAAAAAGAACTGGAAACAGGCACGAATCCGATGCTGCTTAAAAAACGGCTTGCCCGCGCAATTGTGACTTTGTATCATAGTGCGGAAGAGGCAAAAGAAGCGGAAGCGGCTTTTGAAAAACAATTTTCTTGTCGCGAAACGCCGGAAAATATACCGGAATTTGCTCTTTCGGAAAGCGCATATAAGCTGGCTAAGCTATTGGTGGATAGTGGTATATGTTCTACTAACGGAGAAGCTAAACGCCTTATCCAAGGCGGTGCAGTAACCCTCAATGGAAATAAAATTACTGCTTTTGATGCTACGGTTACTCTGCAAGAGGGAGACATAATCAAGGCAGGAAAGCGTAATTACATAAAGATAAAAAAGATATGA